The window CTGTTATTACGAATGAAAAAGTTCATTTTATATTAAATGATCATATAATTATCATGAAATCTGGTGAAGCTTGGTACACCAACGTTAACTTTCCGCATAGTGTAGCAAATAACGGACAAACAAATCGTGTACATCTGGTAATTGATTGTATTAGAAACAGATGGTCAGATGAATTGTTCCAATCTGTAGGATATGATTTTACTCAAGAAAAGAAAATAGAAAAAGTATATTCTAAAAGTGAAGTGTTGCGGATTATTGAAGAACTTGAACTGCAAGACACTACAGAAACAAGAACTTTTTTAGAACAGTTTAAACGCGAACAGGGAATTAAAGAATAAATTCCATAAAACATAAACTTGAGGAACACATAAAACCGACTTCCAAATCCTTACGGCTTAGAAAAATTCTTCTGTATATTTCTAATCAATCCTTCTAATCCGTTTAATTTTAAAGTATACACAGTTTCTAGCATTTCACCAAGCTTCCCTTTTGGAAACCCTTTGTTGTGGTACCAAACCACATAATGTTCTGGTAAATCTATTAAATATCGACCTTCATACTTACCAAAAGGCATTTTGGTATGTGCGAGTTTCACAAGAAATTCTCTATCTGGTTGTAATTGCATACCTATTGTTTAGAGCTAAAGTTATCTAATTTGGCTAATTCCACTTCAATGTGATTTTGCCAATGGGATTGCATCTCGTAGTTTCTAGAAAAATCGGTTTCTGCATCATACAGTTTTTGAAGATTAGAAAGTTCTTGATTAATTTCCTGATGTATTTTATCGAGTTGCTTATTTAAAGCAGGCGATGCATCTAATTGCACAACTCGTTGTCTAAACTTTCTTGCGTACAACTCTGTAATATTAAAATGAAACTGTTCATGTGCTAATATGTGGTTGTCTGCAAGTGCTGCTTTATACCATGATTTCTCCGGATAAAAATGCGCGAATATCTTGGTTTTAAAACCTACGACTTCCTTTTTATTCGTTCTTTTTATAGAATAACTAAAGGTGATACCAGAAGCTGTTGTTGCTACCGCATCGGTATCTGCTTTTACTGACCCTTTAAAATCGTTCCAAGAAAGTTGGCGCGATGCACTCCAAGCAATTGTAGACGCTTCTTTATGAAGTGTGAGGAAACAAAAACTAATAAGCAAGAATCTTAAAAACATTTTATTTGGCTTCTACTATTTTTAAATCATCATATTTAACAACGTAAACGGTATTGTTGTAATAACCACCGAAAAGATGTTTTTTGTATTCGAATTTATTTTCTATGTATTCCGTTAACGGAAATTCATTTACAGAATTGTACATGCTATCTGAAGCGGAAAGACGTAAAACAACATCCATCATTAAATCGAAACCTCTAACTGCCGTTTTGTTTGGTGTAGCACCATACTTATTTTTATATTGTTTTACAAAACCATTATTATCGTCCTCGTTATACGTTTTGGAAACGGTTGGAAAATGAAAACTAAGATTCGATAAATGATAGTTTGAAATTTCATCATTTTCAAAAGCAGCATTCATATCTGTTGTTGCTAAAACAATTTTGTGTTCTTCATTATTTAACGAGTTTAAAATACTGGTAACGTTAGATACAAAAGTGTAGTTTTCGGTTTCTAAAAAGATGATGTTTTTTCCTGGTTTTAATTTACCAATGATATCATCTTCTAAAACGTAATACGAATCTTTTCCTTCTTTATCTTTTCTAGAATGAATTTGCGATGCAGTACCAAACTCTCTTTTTATAGCATTACTTGTTGCAACGTTTTTAGCATCAGCAATTACAATTACATGACTTTTAGTGCTATCAGCCTTAACAAAATCTATCATTTTTGTTTTTAATAAATTGGAAGAAGGCATGGACTGAAATACATTTTCTGATAATTTTAAATCCTTTAAATTAGGAGAAATTACAGGAACATTATTTCTTTTCAATTCAGAAGCCACACGAGCAAAGTTATTAGGCATTAACGGACCAATAACTGCATCTGCATTTTCAATATTTTTAGAACTTAATAAATGAGATACTTCACTTAATTC is drawn from Lacinutrix sp. WUR7 and contains these coding sequences:
- a CDS encoding DUF3820 family protein, coding for MQLQPDREFLVKLAHTKMPFGKYEGRYLIDLPEHYVVWYHNKGFPKGKLGEMLETVYTLKLNGLEGLIRNIQKNFSKP
- a CDS encoding aspartyl/asparaginyl beta-hydroxylase domain-containing protein, with the translated sequence MKFDFLKNYIPENYNGENYILPLRSMEGKLNRIAAIPGNIEKYKDTIALKECSYFQEVIATFLCKKETIRLMNIPPGGLIKTHIDHESGYEDGFFRIHIPVITNEKVHFILNDHIIIMKSGEAWYTNVNFPHSVANNGQTNRVHLVIDCIRNRWSDELFQSVGYDFTQEKKIEKVYSKSEVLRIIEELELQDTTETRTFLEQFKREQGIKE
- a CDS encoding DUF922 domain-containing protein codes for the protein MFLRFLLISFCFLTLHKEASTIAWSASRQLSWNDFKGSVKADTDAVATTASGITFSYSIKRTNKKEVVGFKTKIFAHFYPEKSWYKAALADNHILAHEQFHFNITELYARKFRQRVVQLDASPALNKQLDKIHQEINQELSNLQKLYDAETDFSRNYEMQSHWQNHIEVELAKLDNFSSKQ